A stretch of Brachyspira suanatina DNA encodes these proteins:
- a CDS encoding DMT family transporter — protein sequence MFINQNIKAYLCTFFSILMWGITFISTKILLRDFSPIEILFSRFLLGFALLFIIYPKNNKIYTKKEEILFAITGLSGITLYYLFENMALNYSLASNVGILVAIGPLFTGIFASIFLKEKLKINFFIGFIFAIIGIVIITFNGKFILKINPIGDMFAILAAVMWGIYSVLVKKIADLGHNSILITKKTFMYGIIFMLPVMFFMGFDININDYLKPVNLINFLFLSFIACTLCFITWAYATKILGAVKTNTYIYFIPIITLITSKIVLDENITIFAITGIIFILLGVIISQANISFKKMNKINTRKIMNN from the coding sequence ATGTTTATCAATCAAAATATTAAAGCATACTTATGCACATTTTTCAGTATATTAATGTGGGGTATCACTTTTATTTCAACGAAAATATTATTAAGAGATTTCTCTCCCATAGAAATACTTTTCAGCAGATTTTTATTAGGATTTGCTTTATTGTTTATAATATATCCTAAAAACAATAAAATATATACAAAAAAAGAAGAGATATTATTTGCTATAACAGGATTAAGCGGAATAACACTTTATTATTTATTTGAAAATATGGCATTAAATTATTCTTTAGCATCAAATGTTGGAATTTTGGTTGCTATAGGTCCATTATTTACAGGTATATTCGCTTCAATATTTTTAAAAGAAAAATTAAAGATTAACTTTTTTATAGGATTTATATTTGCAATAATTGGTATAGTTATAATAACATTTAATGGAAAGTTTATATTAAAAATAAATCCTATAGGAGATATGTTTGCTATACTTGCTGCAGTTATGTGGGGTATATATTCTGTATTAGTAAAAAAAATTGCTGATTTAGGGCATAATTCAATTTTAATAACTAAAAAGACTTTTATGTATGGAATAATATTTATGCTGCCTGTAATGTTTTTTATGGGATTTGATATAAATATAAATGATTATTTAAAGCCTGTAAACTTAATTAATTTTTTATTTTTATCTTTTATAGCATGTACTTTATGCTTTATAACTTGGGCCTATGCTACAAAAATATTAGGTGCTGTTAAAACAAATACATATATATACTTCATACCAATAATAACATTAATAACTTCAAAAATAGTTTTAGATGAAAATATAACTATATTTGCTATTACAGGAATAATATTCATATTACTAGGTGTAATAATATCTCAGGCAAATATTTCATTTAAAAAGATGAATAAAATAAATACAAGAAAGATAATGAATAATTAA
- a CDS encoding endonuclease III domain-containing protein gives MNDNDIHPIMKELTKVTKEMPMPVVTEIKIITNRDAYKILISTMLSLRTKDPTTRDASMRLFEKAGNPKDMLKLSEEEIAKLIYPVGFYKVKAKNILEVSQMIIDDFKGQVPDEIDELLKLKGVGRKVANLVVTEAFDKDGICVDTHVHRISNRFGYVHTKTPEETEFALRDKLPKEYWRVYNDTLVVYGQNLCKPISPLCSKCTVSQYCDYFKNEYKEHKEKSNEKKSAKKK, from the coding sequence ATGAATGATAATGATATTCATCCAATAATGAAAGAGCTTACAAAGGTTACTAAAGAAATGCCTATGCCTGTTGTAACTGAAATAAAAATAATAACAAATAGAGATGCTTATAAAATTTTAATATCAACAATGCTTTCTCTTAGAACAAAAGATCCTACAACTAGAGATGCTTCTATGAGATTGTTTGAAAAAGCAGGAAATCCTAAGGATATGCTTAAACTTTCAGAAGAAGAAATTGCAAAATTAATATATCCTGTTGGATTTTATAAAGTAAAGGCTAAAAATATATTGGAAGTATCTCAAATGATAATAGATGATTTTAAAGGACAAGTACCTGATGAGATAGATGAACTTTTAAAACTTAAAGGTGTTGGAAGAAAGGTTGCCAATCTTGTAGTAACTGAAGCCTTTGATAAAGACGGTATATGTGTAGATACTCATGTTCATAGAATATCAAATAGATTTGGATATGTTCATACAAAAACTCCTGAAGAAACAGAGTTTGCATTAAGAGATAAACTTCCTAAAGAGTATTGGAGAGTTTATAATGATACTCTTGTTGTTTACGGACAGAATTTATGCAAACCTATTTCTCCGTTATGCTCAAAATGCACTGTATCTCAGTACTGTGATTATTTTAAAAATGAATATAAAGAGCATAAAGAAAAAAGTAATGAAAAAAAATCTGCTAAGAAAAAATAA
- a CDS encoding PdaC/SigV domain-containing protein, whose protein sequence is MNFFCIFLFVFYSNILFSQQPKISFVNFYICNGNIGSSEISMYLYREGTNIAGKYYYKNINQFIDIEGYINQNKLYIEEKVNNRITGYFNGIVSNDSFFSGEWTSQDGENKYDFYFYRNESYPINNLNIINSTLEINFDNNRKFISSKDSIILNNEKNLNNLDRISLDVDGIKSLNTNRIAYILNNSIIDEYNVWKRSSYNKDDFHLIKEIDVSYLDENIISFSIYNYSYTGGMHGIYNVAPAIYLISTGEKIGTNLSELVENQNDRELINLMRSKLLRNFTEKDFFDFYSIRLSDIYDITPSGIKFIWPLYKIADYAQGVIEIDFTYLELRPFVRKDSKFWYLFNK, encoded by the coding sequence TTGAATTTTTTTTGTATATTTTTATTTGTTTTTTATTCAAATATTTTATTTTCTCAGCAGCCTAAAATTTCTTTTGTGAATTTTTATATATGTAATGGAAATATTGGAAGTTCTGAAATATCTATGTATTTATATAGAGAAGGTACTAATATTGCTGGAAAATATTATTATAAAAATATCAATCAGTTTATAGATATAGAAGGATATATTAATCAAAATAAGTTATATATAGAGGAAAAAGTTAATAATCGTATAACAGGATATTTTAATGGAATAGTTTCTAATGATTCATTTTTTTCAGGAGAATGGACATCTCAGGATGGAGAAAATAAATATGATTTTTATTTTTATAGAAATGAATCATATCCTATTAATAATTTAAATATTATAAATTCAACATTGGAAATAAATTTTGATAACAATAGAAAATTTATATCTAGTAAAGATTCTATTATATTAAATAATGAAAAAAATCTTAATAATTTAGATAGAATTTCTCTAGATGTTGATGGAATAAAATCTTTAAATACAAATAGAATAGCATATATTCTTAATAATTCAATTATTGACGAGTATAATGTTTGGAAAAGGTCATCATACAATAAAGACGATTTTCATCTTATAAAAGAAATAGATGTTTCTTATTTAGATGAAAATATTATATCATTTTCCATATATAATTATTCTTATACTGGCGGAATGCATGGGATATATAATGTTGCCCCTGCTATATATTTGATTTCAACAGGAGAGAAGATAGGAACAAATTTATCTGAGCTTGTAGAAAATCAAAATGATAGAGAATTGATTAATTTGATGAGATCTAAATTACTTAGAAATTTTACAGAAAAAGATTTTTTTGATTTTTATTCTATTAGACTTAGTGATATTTATGATATTACTCCTTCTGGAATAAAATTTATATGGCCTTTATACAAGATAGCTGATTATGCTCAAGGTGTTATAGAGATAGATTTTACTTATTTAGAGCTTAGACCTTTTGTCAGAAAAGATTCTAAATTTTGGTATTTGTTTAATAAATAA
- the tpiA gene encoding triose-phosphate isomerase, which yields MARKKLIAGNWKMNNSNKEALELVNSLKGLVKDVKDRDIMIAPTFTCLSDVHNAIKGTNIKLGAQNLYFEEKGAFTGQISADMLLAVGCEYVIIGHSECRDIFGEKDELINKKVKRALDKNLIPVLCVGEHLEEREKGITSDIVSTQTKEAFKGLSEAEAKKVVIAYEPVWAIGTGKTATPQDADDVHKTIRETLKSLYNDSVAEGMIILYGGSVNEKNADDLLNMPNIDGALVGGASLVADKFARIVNYVAK from the coding sequence ATGGCTAGAAAAAAACTTATTGCTGGTAATTGGAAAATGAATAATTCCAATAAAGAAGCTTTAGAATTAGTTAATAGTTTGAAAGGCTTAGTCAAAGATGTAAAAGACAGAGATATTATGATTGCGCCTACATTTACTTGTTTAAGTGATGTTCATAATGCAATTAAAGGAACTAATATTAAATTAGGTGCTCAGAATTTATATTTTGAAGAGAAAGGTGCTTTCACAGGTCAAATTTCTGCTGATATGCTTTTAGCTGTAGGATGTGAGTATGTTATTATAGGACACTCTGAATGCCGTGATATATTTGGTGAGAAAGATGAACTTATAAATAAAAAGGTAAAAAGAGCTTTAGATAAAAATCTTATACCTGTTTTATGCGTTGGAGAACATTTAGAAGAAAGAGAAAAAGGAATTACTTCTGATATAGTAAGTACTCAAACTAAAGAGGCATTCAAAGGTTTAAGTGAAGCTGAAGCTAAAAAAGTTGTTATAGCTTATGAGCCTGTTTGGGCTATTGGTACAGGAAAAACTGCTACTCCTCAAGACGCTGATGATGTACATAAAACTATTAGAGAAACTTTGAAATCTCTTTATAATGACAGTGTTGCTGAAGGTATGATTATACTTTATGGCGGAAGTGTTAATGAGAAAAATGCTGATGATTTACTTAATATGCCTAATATAGACGGAGCATTAGTAGGCGGTGCATCTTTAGTTGCTGATAAATTTGCTAGAATAGTTAATTATGTAGCTAAATAA
- a CDS encoding isochorismatase family protein — MRLMKQPLINKDDTLYICVDEQGKLTTAVYDADSVIKNSNMLFRVADMHNIPVLATEQYPKGLGHTDERIVFPKNCKVFSKEYFSIFGSEDFVEEFNKINKKNIVIFGIETHVCVYYSVVHLLENGYNVYVVADACTSRTKENKEIALEQMRKLGANIVNTEMVIFGHIESCKVPCFKDVSKLLKDN; from the coding sequence ATGAGATTAATGAAACAACCTCTAATTAATAAAGATGATACTTTGTATATATGTGTAGATGAGCAGGGTAAATTGACAACTGCTGTTTATGATGCTGATTCTGTTATTAAGAATAGTAATATGCTTTTTAGAGTTGCTGATATGCATAATATACCTGTTTTAGCTACAGAGCAGTATCCTAAAGGTCTTGGACATACAGATGAAAGAATAGTATTTCCTAAAAATTGTAAGGTATTTTCTAAAGAATATTTTAGTATATTTGGAAGCGAAGATTTTGTAGAGGAATTTAATAAAATCAATAAAAAAAATATTGTTATTTTTGGAATAGAAACTCATGTATGTGTATATTATAGTGTTGTTCATTTGCTTGAAAATGGATATAACGTATATGTAGTTGCTGATGCATGTACTTCTAGAACAAAAGAAAATAAAGAAATAGCTTTGGAACAAATGAGAAAACTTGGTGCAAATATTGTAAATACTGAAATGGTAATATTCGGTCATATAGAAAGCTGTAAAGTTCCTTGTTTTAAAGATGTTAGTAAATTATTAAAAGATAATTAA
- a CDS encoding flagellar filament outer layer protein FlaA, with amino-acid sequence MKKLFVVLTSIFIAASAYGLTNSTLIDFALTGNADNLQAGEGDTNEVVPVAENLYNDNWVVWLNESARLTENRRNSYVTNVDSKGNNGAWEAGKVLGVRVHFPLAAWNSYALVKPVYELEMYGGADGTKYTEGKGVIHNVGEIKSISSWVYGRNYLISYFVNLQNEFGELKSYPMGTVYFNGWRQVRWENREYLPNVRDRVLVREPLYPRMIPSVKLDSLGFYRTKDTKGGDFITYVKDVTVEYDVVVVDFEEDIDDEATWQLLKTENDRKQAIESARIREQAELRDLEQRRIGDGAAADQGAANTGAAADTGAAQEQAQ; translated from the coding sequence ATGAAAAAGTTATTCGTAGTATTAACTTCCATTTTTATCGCTGCATCTGCTTACGGTTTAACAAACTCAACTTTGATTGATTTTGCTTTAACAGGTAATGCTGATAACTTACAAGCTGGAGAAGGTGATACAAATGAAGTAGTTCCAGTTGCAGAAAATCTTTATAATGATAACTGGGTAGTATGGTTGAATGAATCTGCTAGATTAACAGAGAATCGCAGAAATTCTTATGTTACTAACGTAGACAGTAAAGGTAACAATGGTGCCTGGGAAGCTGGTAAAGTTCTTGGAGTAAGAGTACATTTCCCATTAGCAGCTTGGAACAGTTATGCTTTAGTAAAACCAGTATATGAACTTGAAATGTATGGCGGTGCTGATGGCACTAAATATACAGAAGGTAAAGGTGTTATACATAACGTTGGCGAAATCAAATCTATTAGTTCTTGGGTTTATGGACGTAACTATTTAATTAGTTATTTTGTAAACTTACAAAATGAATTTGGTGAATTAAAATCTTATCCAATGGGTACTGTTTATTTCAATGGATGGAGACAAGTAAGATGGGAAAACAGAGAGTACTTACCTAATGTTCGTGACAGAGTCTTAGTAAGAGAACCTCTTTATCCTAGAATGATTCCTTCTGTTAAATTAGATTCTTTAGGTTTCTATAGAACTAAAGATACTAAAGGTGGAGATTTCATTACTTACGTTAAAGATGTAACAGTTGAATATGACGTAGTAGTTGTTGATTTCGAAGAAGATATCGATGATGAAGCTACTTGGCAGTTATTAAAAACAGAAAACGATAGAAAACAAGCTATCGAATCTGCTAGAATACGTGAGCAAGCTGAATTAAGAGATCTTGAACAAAGACGTATAGGTGACGGTGCTGCTGCTGATCAAGGTGCTGCTAACACAGGTGCTGCTGCTGATACAGGTGCTGCTCAAGAACAAGCTCAATAA